The genomic segment TCCCTCCAGCATCAGTTTCTGACCCACCTGCACGCGGTTCTGGAGATCCTGGGCAAGATTCCCCCAGCCGACCACCTTCAGTTCCCCGGGCGCATCGTCCTGGCGCAGGCCGTCGAACCTGACGGTCATCTCGGCGATCGGTGTCTGATTGTCCTGGGTGTAGCGGATGGTGGGGGCCTCGCTGACCTCCACTTCCAGCACGCAGTGATTCATGTCCCGTCGCCTCAGGTGCGGCCATCCTGATGCAAGCGAGCGGTGATGACCAGCACCGGATCTGGATCTTCAGTGGGACTGGGGAAGGTCCTCCCCTGACCCGCAGCCTTCTGGCGAGGGGATGGCAGGTTCAGGTCAGCGTTGTGACGGAAGCGGCGGCCCTCGCCTACGGGGGACTTCCGGTTGATCAGATCCGGATCGGAGCCCTCGACGGGCAGGCGGCGATGGCGGCGGTGCTGCAGGAGGACGGACCGTTCCGCTGGGTTGTCGATGCAACGCACCCTTTCGCCACCCGTATCACCAGGGACTTGTCAGAGGTCTGTGCCCGCGTCGGCCAACCGCTGCTGCGGCTGGAGCGGCCCCAGCCCAGCAACGGTGCTGCCGAGCTGCTCGACCATCCCGATGGGCTGAGACCCCACGCCCTGCGCGGCCGACGTCTTCTGATTGCTCTGGGTGCAAGGCATCTGGCCGCGGCTGTGGCCGCTGGCCAGGCTGCCGGGGCTGAGGTGTTCGCTAGAGTGCTGCCATCGACCGAC from the Synechococcus sp. KORDI-100 genome contains:
- a CDS encoding precorrin-6A/cobalt-precorrin-6A reductase yields the protein MQASGDDQHRIWIFSGTGEGPPLTRSLLARGWQVQVSVVTEAAALAYGGLPVDQIRIGALDGQAAMAAVLQEDGPFRWVVDATHPFATRITRDLSEVCARVGQPLLRLERPQPSNGAAELLDHPDGLRPHALRGRRLLIALGARHLAAAVAAGQAAGAEVFARVLPSTDSLRLALAVGLPADRLAVVRPLHGPSPGALERALCRRWTISDVLCRQSGGETETLWRTVSSEQDLKLWLLRRPQPPLRIETVVGVQALLQRLQHERLQHDGDNLGDSGADHGSG